From the Candidatus Woesearchaeota archaeon genome, one window contains:
- a CDS encoding metallophosphoesterase, with protein sequence MEETGLEGKVLYATDLHGRTDVYNRIFGYSIEKKIPSIILGGDITPWKTNYPLKIIVEMQADFLNNFLIPGIRKIKEEEGKEVFLMMGNDDARVNYRILEDAEKNGVLRLLSMHKVNEISGAPIIGYSFVPVSPFRLKDWEKFERSDKKIPLGCISIDSENAITTTGKKNEGSIEEDIAKIRKMSKPESTVYVMHSPPNNTSLDISGDGSHCGSYAIREFIEKDSPYLTLHGHIHESAKLSGKSVEWIGKTASVNPGALYKEGVFSGIAVIDLFNLKKIKFIKI encoded by the coding sequence ATGGAGGAGACAGGTTTGGAAGGAAAGGTTCTTTATGCAACAGACCTTCACGGAAGGACAGATGTATACAACCGGATTTTTGGGTATTCCATTGAAAAGAAGATACCCTCAATAATACTTGGAGGGGACATAACGCCGTGGAAAACGAATTACCCGCTGAAAATTATCGTTGAGATGCAGGCTGATTTTCTGAATAATTTCCTGATTCCCGGGATAAGGAAGATTAAGGAAGAGGAGGGAAAGGAAGTTTTTCTGATGATGGGCAATGATGATGCGAGGGTAAACTACAGGATTCTTGAGGATGCTGAAAAAAATGGCGTTTTAAGGCTCCTTTCCATGCACAAGGTGAATGAAATTTCAGGAGCCCCAATAATAGGATATTCCTTTGTTCCGGTTTCCCCGTTCAGGCTTAAGGACTGGGAGAAGTTTGAAAGGAGCGATAAGAAAATCCCCCTCGGCTGCATATCAATTGACTCTGAAAATGCAATCACCACAACAGGGAAAAAAAATGAGGGCAGCATTGAGGAAGACATTGCAAAAATCAGAAAGATGAGCAAGCCCGAAAGCACAGTTTATGTAATGCATTCCCCCCCAAATAACACTTCCCTTGACATAAGCGGCGATGGAAGCCACTGCGGAAGCTATGCGATAAGGGAGTTCATAGAAAAGGACAGCCCTTATCTGACCCTTCACGGGCACATCCATGAATCAGCAAAGCTGAGTGGCAAATCAGTTGAATGGATTGGCAAAACAGCGTCTGTGAATCCCGGCGCGCTCTACAAGGAAGGTGTTTTTTCAGGCATTGCAGTGATTGACCTTTTCAATCTTAAGAAAATAAAGTTCATAAAGATTTAA